Below is a window of Symphalangus syndactylus mitochondrion, complete genome DNA.
TAGTTCTATATGCCCTCTTCCTAACACTCACAACAAAACTAACCAACACTAATATTACGGACGCCCAAGAGATAGAAACCGTCTGAACAATCCTACCTGCTATTATTCTAGTTCTAATCGCCCTCCCATCCCTCCGCATCCTTTATTTGACAGACGAAATCAACGACCCCTCCTTTACCATCAAGGCAATCGGTCATCAGTGATACTGAGCCTACGAATATACAGACTACGGTGGGCTAATCTTCAATTCTTACATATTACCACCATTATTTCTAGAACCAGGGGACCTTCGACTCCTTGAAGTCGACAACCGAGTAGTTCTTCCAATTGAAGCCCCTGTCCGTATAATAATTACATCACAAGACGTCCTACACTCATGAACTGTCCCCTCCCTAGGTCTGAAAACGGATGCTATCCCCGGACGCCTAAACCAAACCACATTCACCGCCACACGCCCAGGAGTATACTACGGCCAATGCTCAGAAATCTGTGGAGCCAACCATAGCTTTATACCGATTGTTCTAGAACTAATTCCCTTAAAAATCTTCGAAATAGGGCCTGTGTTTACCCTATAACCCCACCCTCTGCCCCCCGTAAATCTCACTGTAGAGCTAGACCAGCATTAACCTTTTAAGTTAAAGACTAAGAGAACTACCACCTCTTTACAGTGAAATGCCCCAATTAAACACCACCGTGTGACCTATAATCATCACATCAATACTTCTCACACTATTCCTCCTCATACAACTAAAAACACTAAACATGCACTACCATCCACCCGCCTCCCCAAAACTCATAAACATTAAACCCCACAACAACCCCTGAGAACACAAATGAACGAAAATTTATTCGCTTCATTCGCTGCCCCTACAATCCTAGGCCTACCCGCCGCAGTACCAATTATTCTATTTCCCTCCCTATTAATTCCCACTTCCAAATACCTCATCAACAATCGATTAATTACTACCCAACAATGACTAATTCAATTGACCTTAAAACAAATAATAACATTACACAATACTAAAGGACGAACCTGATCCCTCATATTAATCTCTCTAATTATTTTTATTGCTACAACCAACCTCCTTGGCCTCTTACCCCACTCATTCACACCAACCACCCAACTATCCATAAACCTAGCCATAGCAATTCCCCTATGAGCAGGCACTGTGGCCACAGGTTTACGCCTCAAAACCAAAAACACTCTTGCTCACCTTTTACCCCAAGGCACACCTACGCCCCTCATTCCCATACTAATTATCATCGAAACTATCAGTCTATTTATCCAACCCATAGCCCTAGCCGTACGATTAACTGCAAATATTACAGCAGGTCACCTACTAATACACCTAATTGGAGCAGCCACACTAGCTCTATCAACCATCAGCCTACCTATAACTCCCATCATCTTCACAATCTTAGCCCTACTAACAATCCTTGAAATCGCTGTTGCTCTAATTCAAGCGTATGTCTTCACGCTCCTGGTAAGCCTCTACCTGCATGACAACACATAATGACCCACCAATCGCATGCCTACCACATAGTAAAACCCAGCCCCTGACCTCTAACGGGGGCTCTCTCAGCCCTCCTACTGACATCTGGCTTAGCCATATGATTTCACTTCCACACCACCACCCTACTAACACTAAGCATGCTAACCAACGCACTAACCATATTCCAATGATGACGCGACGTAGTGCGAGAAGGCACATATCAAGGCCACCATACAATACCTGTCCAAAAAGGGCTTCGCTACGGAATAATTTTATTTATCACCTCAGAAATTTTCTTCTTTGCTGGATTCTTTTGAGCGTTCTACCATTCCAGCCTAGCCCCCACCCCCCAACTAGGAGGCCACTGACCCCCAACGGGCATTACTCCGCTTAACCCCCTAGAAGTCCCACTTCTAAACACTTCCGTACTCCTCGCATCAGGAGTTTCAATCACTTGAGCCCATCACAGCCTAATAGAAAACAATCGAAACCAAATAATCCAAGCACTACTCATTACAATTCTACTAGGCACCTACTTTACCCTCTTACAAATCTCAGAGTATTTCGAAGCCCCCTTTACCATCTCCGACGGCATTTATGGCTCTACATTTTTTGTAGCCACAGGCTTTCATGGGCTCCATGTCATTATCGGATCAACATTCCTCATCATCTGCCTTATCCGCCAACTACTATTCCATTTCACATCCAAGCACCACTTCGGCTTCGAAGCCGCCGCTTGATACTGACATTTCGTAGATGTGGTTTGACTGTTCCTATATGTATCCATCTACTGATGAGGATCCTACTCTTTTAGTATAAACAGTACCGCTAACTTCCAATTAGCCAGCTTCGATAACACTCGAAAAAGAGTAATGAGCCTAGTATTAGCTTTAACAATTAACACACTCCTAGCCTTATTACTAATAATTATTACATTCTGACTACCACAGCTCAACACCTACATAGAAAAAGCTAACCCCTACGAATGTGGATTCGACCCACTATCCCCCGCCCGCATCCCATTCTCCATAAAATTTTTCCTAGTCGCAATTACTTTCTTACTATTTGACCTAGAAATTGCTCTACTACTACCTCTACCATGAGCTCTCCAAACGACAAGCCCATCACTAACAATCACATCATCACTTACATTAATCACTATTCTAGTCCTAAGCCTAGCTTACGAATGATCACAAAAAGGGCTGGATTGGGTCGAATTGATAAGTAGTTTAAGCTAAAACAAATGATTTCGACTCATTAAATTATGGCAACCATACTTATCAAATGCCTCTCATCTACATAAACATTATACTAGCATTCACTATCTCACTTCTAGGCATACTAATTTACCGCTCACATCTAATATCCTCCCTACTATGCTTAGAAGGGATGATACTATCATTATTCATCATAGCCACCCTCATAGCCTTAAACACACACTCCCTCCTAATCAACATTATACCTATCGTTCTATTAGTCTTTGCTGCCTGCGAAGCAGCAGTAGGCCTAGCTTTACTAGTTTCAATCTCCAATACATACGGCCTAGACCACATCCACAACCTA
It encodes the following:
- the ND4L gene encoding NADH dehydrogenase subunit 4L is translated as MPLIYMNIMLAFTISLLGMLIYRSHLMSSLLCLEGMMLSLFIMATLMALNTHSLLINIMPIVLLVFAACEAAVGLALLVSISNTYGLDHIHNLNLLQC
- the ATP8 gene encoding ATP synthase F0 subunit 8; the encoded protein is MPQLNTTVWPMIITSMLLTLFLLMQLKTLNMHYHPPASPKLMNIKPHNNPWEHKWTKIYSLHSLPLQS
- the COX3 gene encoding cytochrome c oxidase subunit III (TAA stop codon is completed by the addition of 3' A residues to the mRNA.) → MTHQSHAYHMVKPSPWPLTGALSALLLTSGLAMWFHFHTTTLLTLSMLTNALTMFQWWRDVVREGTYQGHHTMPVQKGLRYGMILFITSEIFFFAGFFWAFYHSSLAPTPQLGGHWPPTGITPLNPLEVPLLNTSVLLASGVSITWAHHSLMENNRNQMIQALLITILLGTYFTLLQISEYFEAPFTISDGIYGSTFFVATGFHGLHVIIGSTFLIICLIRQLLFHFTSKHHFGFEAAAWYWHFVDVVWLFLYVSIYWWGS
- the ATP6 gene encoding ATP synthase F0 subunit 6, with product MNENLFASFAAPTILGLPAAVPIILFPSLLIPTSKYLINNRLITTQQWLIQLTLKQMMTLHNTKGRTWSLMLISLIIFIATTNLLGLLPHSFTPTTQLSMNLAMAIPLWAGTVATGLRLKTKNTLAHLLPQGTPTPLIPMLIIIETISLFIQPMALAVRLTANITAGHLLMHLIGAATLALSTISLPMTPIIFTILALLTILEIAVALIQAYVFTLLVSLYLHDNT
- the COX2 gene encoding cytochrome c oxidase subunit II — protein: MAHAAQVGLQDATSPIMEELISFHDHALMIIFLISFLVLYALFLTLTTKLTNTNITDAQEMETVWTILPAIILVLIALPSLRILYLTDEINDPSFTIKAIGHQWYWAYEYTDYGGLIFNSYMLPPLFLEPGDLRLLEVDNRVVLPIEAPVRMMITSQDVLHSWTVPSLGLKTDAIPGRLNQTTFTATRPGVYYGQCSEICGANHSFMPIVLELIPLKIFEMGPVFTL
- the ND3 gene encoding NADH dehydrogenase subunit 3 (TAA stop codon is completed by the addition of 3' A residues to the mRNA.) — encoded protein: MSLVLALTINTLLALLLMIITFWLPQLNTYMEKANPYECGFDPLSPARIPFSMKFFLVAITFLLFDLEIALLLPLPWALQTTSPSLTITSSLTLITILVLSLAYEWSQKGLDWVE